The genomic segment CTGTGCAAAAGCAACTTTTAGACTCAAACATCAAACTGCTTCTATGGgcacatttcaacattttggcTGCTTTTGGACAGAGCCCGTGACCTCACCAGGTCCAAAAGAACAACCTGCTGCCGTATTTGGAAGGCTCGAGTTTACCCTCGATGGTCGGGTTGGGCTCGGGGCGCGGACGGGAGTGGTAGGGGTTCTCAGGTAGGGGCCTCGAAGTGGAAACCTTGGTCACCTAGAAAATAAAGGAGGCACATGATTTAAAGTACcagaatgcttaaaaaaaaaaggttaaaaacATGGAATACATGTACAACTGTTTAATACTTTCTATGGtgcttttatttaatatttgtgTTTGATAATAATCACCTTAGTTGAAATATACCTGAGCCTTTCTTAGCAATCAAAGCAGTTGGAGTACTTAAAAACAGCTACTCGAGATGGCAAATGAAAAGTGTTTTTTCTCACTACCTTGACAgacgatttgtttttttttcctgtcaagTTGCTGAACAACTGCTGAAGGTGAGGCAGGAGCGTCGCAGTGATCACAAGTTAGCTGCCATTTTCCACCTCAACTCTAAAACGTTGCGAACAATAGCTTTGACTGACAAGGGAAACTTGGAGTGGAGCGGGGACAAAAAGCCTGATTTGTGAAATGTACAGTTAGGTAGATGCAATCAGAGGCTCCTCTAATCAACACGAAGAACGGCAGCTATCAAACGGAAGTGCCGGCTAACGAGGCTCACCTTCGACAGATCTCCCAGCTCGGGTCTCTCCCAGCCCAGTTTGTCAAGGACGCAGTTGTCGAAGGATTCCTGTTGCTTGCGGCAATAACGCAGCTCGGCCAAATTGGAATAGTCTAGGCAGGTCCAGTACTCGGTGAACGACTCGGCGCAGTTCCCCTTGATTTGCCTGACGGGCACAATTGAGCAACAATGACAACTCTCGTAAAGCTTTTTAAATTTAGATCTGCAAGGTGGCTAgattttaataaaaaatgtaaGACTTGAATTCATGTTGTACCTGAAGAAGTTAAGGGCACACTCGTTGACTTTCCTCCCTTCTTCGAGACACTTGCGGGGGTCTTTCTCCTCCCAGCGGCAGAGCATGAACTCCTTGTTGGGTTTGTCACATTGCGAGCCATAGTGGTGAGCGGCCGCCTTCAGCACCGCAGATGACACATTGATCTGGACGTACAGAAATGAAATGCATTTACAGTTCCTCCATATTGGCAAACAACTATTCCCAATATGCTCATTTAATAATGCAATTAATCTAAAGTGTATATATTTCAGAACGTTGGAAGAGACTCGGGAAAACCCACATTAGTATGGCGAAACAGTAGACGAGTCGAACCCCATAAATGTGAGACATATG from the Syngnathus scovelli strain Florida chromosome 13, RoL_Ssco_1.2, whole genome shotgun sequence genome contains:
- the ndufa8 gene encoding NADH dehydrogenase [ubiquinone] 1 alpha subcomplex subunit 8, giving the protein MPVELPDLQELKVDEINVSSAVLKAAAHHYGSQCDKPNKEFMLCRWEEKDPRKCLEEGRKVNECALNFFRQIKGNCAESFTEYWTCLDYSNLAELRYCRKQQESFDNCVLDKLGWERPELGDLSKVTKVSTSRPLPENPYHSRPRPEPNPTIEGKLEPSKYGSRLFFWTW